Proteins co-encoded in one Hymenobacter swuensis DY53 genomic window:
- a CDS encoding reprolysin-like metallopeptidase, translating to MLETSTLFRRAWRPLLAGGALIAGLGTVTTASAQRVLWADAPQVPAAARQATQPLSHFRAVTFQLDAVRDALRTAPLERGAGAKGSATVISLPMPDGTSQRFRVVQVPVMAPQLAAKYPSIRTYAAQGIDDPSASARLDVSPDGFHAMILAANSTVYIDPATRGLDTHLVFERRSMNRGAFPFVCATPSPDGTEELPQVTAAQRAAVANGTTLRTYRLALACTGEYTTFHGGTKVGAMAGMVASVNRVSGIYEKELAVRLVIVPKNDTLIFLDATTDPYTNNSGSAMLNQNQTTVTERIGAANYDIGHVFSTGGGGVAQKPSVCIASGKARGVTGSPAPVNDAFDVDYVAHEIGHQFGADHTFNSQTGSCGGGNRAATSAYEPGSGTTIMAYAGICGADDIQPNSDPYFHSRSFDQIVAHITGLGNCSVNTATGNTPPVVNAGRNYAIPVSTPFVLTGSATDANADALTYSWEQYNLGAAGAPAAATGDAPLFRAFSPTTSPSRTFPRLSDILSNITTKGELLPTYGRRLVFRLVTRDNRVGGGGVDYDSMNVVVVSTAGPFVVTAPNTATTWLVGAPQQVNWDVANTTQAPISATNVDILLSTDGGLTYPTTLLANTPNDGCEAVTVPASVGSSTQARIRVQATGSIFFDVSNQNFTLETPTGPTFFLQGPGCAATALSFCPGASGTRAITVSQLQNFTGAVTLSATNLPAGVTVTYANATVQAGSGTTATISAASTTAAGTYTIRLTGTSGGVTRLLDVSVTVQPSATQAATINAPGTGGITTLRPRITWTTVPNATAYEVQIATDAAFTTGVQTQTNLTGTSFTPLAALQPGTVYYVRVRGLSPCGTAPYSAVTQFTTGIQACQNIVATNVPRTIPTGSASSVTSVINVTNTERVSDIRIRGLAITHPDVSELEISLTNPAGRRVVLFSRACPGTANLNLTFDDAATAALACPLTSGATVRPANALGDLLNDPANGNWTLTISDNTAANGGTLTGWTLELCTVGEIPAAPGSLTTLAPTVTATAATIDMIWLDNSGNETGFEIERARTGTAAFARIATVPANTTFYTDQVTANGPYCYRVRAVNATGASGYTNESCQTVAGVTATHNAALLQGIEVSPNPSTSVFNVRVDNAQRGPITLRVTDAVGRQVLTQTLTKGSTALQLPLDLSALRTGVYNLHFDMPNGSTVVRLLKQ from the coding sequence ATGCTTGAAACCTCTACTTTGTTCCGTCGGGCCTGGCGGCCGCTGCTGGCTGGCGGCGCGCTGATAGCCGGCCTCGGGACGGTTACCACCGCTTCGGCTCAGCGGGTGTTGTGGGCCGATGCGCCCCAGGTACCTGCAGCAGCCCGGCAGGCTACCCAGCCTTTATCCCATTTCCGCGCGGTTACGTTCCAGCTGGATGCCGTACGTGATGCTCTCCGCACCGCTCCATTAGAGCGCGGAGCCGGAGCCAAAGGCTCGGCGACGGTGATTTCCCTGCCGATGCCCGATGGCACTTCGCAACGCTTCCGGGTGGTGCAGGTGCCGGTAATGGCTCCGCAGCTGGCGGCCAAGTACCCCAGCATCCGCACCTATGCGGCGCAGGGCATTGATGACCCCTCGGCCTCGGCCCGCCTTGATGTGAGTCCGGATGGCTTCCATGCCATGATACTGGCGGCCAACTCCACGGTGTACATTGATCCGGCCACGCGGGGCCTCGATACCCACCTGGTATTTGAGCGCCGTTCCATGAACCGGGGTGCCTTTCCATTTGTGTGCGCCACCCCCTCGCCCGATGGTACCGAAGAGCTGCCCCAGGTAACGGCGGCCCAGCGCGCCGCAGTAGCCAACGGCACCACGCTGCGTACGTACCGGCTGGCCCTGGCCTGCACCGGCGAGTACACCACCTTCCACGGCGGGACTAAAGTTGGCGCAATGGCCGGCATGGTGGCCTCGGTGAACCGGGTGAGTGGCATTTATGAGAAGGAACTGGCCGTACGACTGGTCATCGTTCCCAAGAATGATACCCTGATTTTCCTGGACGCCACCACCGACCCCTACACCAACAACAGTGGTTCGGCAATGCTCAACCAGAACCAGACGACTGTTACGGAACGGATTGGAGCCGCGAACTACGATATCGGCCACGTATTCAGCACCGGTGGCGGCGGTGTTGCCCAGAAGCCTTCCGTGTGTATTGCCTCTGGCAAAGCCCGGGGTGTAACCGGTTCTCCGGCCCCCGTCAACGACGCCTTCGATGTAGATTACGTTGCTCACGAAATAGGGCACCAGTTTGGGGCCGACCATACCTTCAACAGCCAGACCGGCAGCTGCGGCGGCGGTAACCGCGCAGCTACATCGGCCTACGAGCCGGGCTCAGGTACTACCATCATGGCCTACGCCGGTATCTGCGGAGCCGACGACATTCAGCCTAACTCCGACCCGTATTTCCATTCGCGCAGCTTCGACCAGATTGTGGCCCACATCACCGGGCTGGGCAATTGCTCGGTAAATACAGCTACCGGCAACACGCCGCCCGTAGTGAATGCCGGCCGCAACTACGCCATTCCGGTCAGCACACCCTTTGTCCTGACGGGTTCGGCCACGGATGCCAACGCTGACGCCCTGACTTATTCCTGGGAGCAGTACAACCTGGGTGCGGCCGGGGCTCCGGCCGCCGCTACCGGCGACGCGCCGCTGTTCCGGGCCTTCTCGCCCACTACCAGCCCTTCGCGCACGTTTCCCCGGTTATCGGATATTCTCAGCAACATCACCACCAAGGGCGAGCTGCTGCCTACCTACGGGCGGCGGCTGGTATTCCGGCTCGTAACCCGCGACAACCGCGTGGGTGGGGGTGGCGTGGACTACGACTCCATGAACGTGGTAGTAGTTTCCACGGCTGGTCCCTTTGTCGTGACGGCTCCCAACACGGCTACTACCTGGCTGGTGGGCGCTCCGCAGCAGGTGAACTGGGACGTGGCCAACACTACCCAGGCCCCCATTAGCGCGACGAATGTGGACATTCTGCTTTCCACTGATGGCGGCCTGACCTATCCTACCACTCTGCTTGCCAACACGCCCAACGACGGGTGCGAGGCAGTAACGGTACCGGCCAGCGTCGGCAGCTCTACCCAGGCCCGTATTCGGGTGCAAGCCACGGGCAGCATCTTCTTTGATGTATCGAACCAGAACTTCACGCTGGAAACGCCCACCGGCCCTACGTTCTTCCTGCAGGGACCGGGCTGCGCGGCCACTGCGCTGTCATTCTGCCCCGGAGCTTCCGGCACACGGGCTATAACAGTGAGTCAGCTGCAGAACTTTACCGGTGCCGTTACCCTCTCGGCCACTAACCTGCCAGCGGGTGTAACAGTTACCTATGCTAACGCGACAGTACAGGCCGGTTCCGGCACCACGGCCACCATCAGCGCGGCCAGCACGACAGCAGCCGGCACGTACACTATTCGCCTTACCGGCACCAGTGGCGGCGTAACGCGCCTCTTGGATGTGTCCGTGACAGTGCAGCCCTCGGCTACGCAGGCCGCGACCATCAATGCGCCTGGCACCGGCGGCATCACTACGCTACGCCCCCGCATCACTTGGACCACGGTACCAAATGCGACGGCCTACGAGGTGCAGATTGCGACGGACGCGGCCTTTACCACCGGCGTTCAAACCCAGACTAACCTCACCGGCACCAGCTTCACGCCGCTGGCTGCGCTACAGCCCGGCACCGTGTACTACGTGCGGGTGCGCGGCCTGAGCCCCTGTGGCACGGCACCGTATTCGGCAGTTACGCAGTTTACTACCGGTATTCAGGCTTGCCAGAATATTGTGGCAACCAACGTACCGCGTACCATCCCAACCGGCTCCGCCTCATCGGTAACGTCCGTTATCAACGTTACGAACACTGAGCGGGTGTCGGATATTCGCATCCGGGGCCTGGCTATTACCCATCCGGATGTAAGCGAGCTGGAAATTTCGCTCACGAATCCGGCAGGTCGGCGGGTGGTACTGTTCTCCCGGGCATGCCCCGGCACGGCCAACCTGAACCTGACGTTTGACGACGCCGCCACCGCTGCGCTTGCCTGCCCATTGACCAGCGGTGCTACTGTACGCCCGGCCAATGCCCTCGGTGACCTGCTCAACGATCCGGCCAACGGCAACTGGACGCTGACTATTTCGGATAACACGGCGGCCAATGGCGGTACCCTCACCGGCTGGACGCTTGAGCTGTGCACCGTAGGCGAAATTCCTGCGGCTCCCGGCTCCCTCACTACCCTGGCTCCCACCGTTACCGCTACCGCCGCCACCATCGATATGATCTGGCTGGACAACTCGGGGAACGAAACCGGCTTTGAGATTGAGCGCGCCCGTACCGGCACTGCGGCATTTGCCCGGATTGCCACCGTACCGGCCAACACCACGTTCTACACCGACCAGGTAACCGCCAACGGCCCGTATTGCTACCGCGTGCGGGCGGTAAACGCTACCGGCGCTTCGGGTTACACCAATGAAAGCTGCCAGACGGTAGCCGGGGTAACGGCTACGCACAACGCCGCCCTGCTGCAGGGCATCGAGGTATCACCGAACCCCAGCACCAGTGTCTTCAACGTAAGAGTGGACAACGCTCAGCGTGGGCCCATTACGCTGCGGGTTACCGATGCGGTTGGTCGTCAGGTGCTGACCCAGACGCTGACGAAAGGCAGCACTGCCCTGCAACTGCCGCTCGATTTGAGCGCGCTGCGTACCGGCGTGTACAACCTGCACTTCGATATGCCCAACGGCTCGACGGTAGTACGCCTGCTGAAGCAATAG
- a CDS encoding DUF3857 domain-containing protein encodes MRNLFFALTAGWVAATGAAPAYAAPGPASKYAVADLAAGLRENAHAVVRQQEEILLVKSVGRTVETTRRAVTILDEAGSRWASELVYYSQLNSISYFRGAVYDATGRQLRQLRAQDIRDISLSDGFSLASDARGRVADLSQPTYPYTVEFEYEVVSDNPLFYSTWRPQPVEQLSVEQASFKVLMPAGLALRYQEARLPAGTAQAKHTQGSQEIYEWQVHDLAAREEEADAPPVAELTPAVFTAPAEFEVQGHAGRLSTWADLSRWTYELNAGRDELPPALKAGMVALVQGETDERARIRKVYQFLQANTRYISVQLGLGGWQTFPASSVAANGYGDCKALTNYCKALLGAAGIQAYAALVRAGSDEQDIRTDFPSSQFNHVVLCVPLTKAARPDTVWLECTSQTNPFGYMGGFTGNRHALLLLPEGGKLIPTPRYGAAENRRERLADVVLDANGNATATLRTLRTGLEYDAVSGVPGLELAEQKKYIGNRLALANFTLNKVSFRHSVPGAAVPGLTENLTLTLPGLAPPSGKRVFLAPNLLSRLPAPQATVGERQGELWLDHALTQMDTVHLHLPASLRPEQLPAPVQLSTRFGTYSSHLQTLPDGTIRYIRRLELPRTRFARTDYPAYLEFRRKISAADKAQIVLLKTDA; translated from the coding sequence ATGCGCAATCTGTTTTTTGCTCTGACTGCCGGCTGGGTGGCGGCTACGGGAGCCGCTCCGGCCTATGCTGCCCCCGGGCCCGCCTCCAAGTATGCCGTAGCTGATCTGGCGGCAGGCCTGCGGGAAAATGCCCACGCCGTGGTGCGCCAGCAGGAAGAAATCCTGCTGGTGAAGTCGGTGGGCCGCACGGTGGAAACCACTCGCCGCGCCGTAACGATTCTGGATGAGGCCGGGTCCCGCTGGGCTTCGGAGTTGGTGTACTACAGCCAGCTCAACAGCATCAGCTACTTCCGAGGCGCGGTGTATGATGCCACCGGCCGGCAGCTGCGCCAGTTGCGGGCGCAGGATATTCGTGATATCAGCTTGTCCGATGGTTTCAGCCTGGCCTCCGATGCCCGGGGCCGGGTAGCCGACCTCAGCCAGCCTACCTACCCCTACACGGTGGAGTTTGAGTACGAAGTGGTGTCCGACAACCCACTGTTCTACTCTACCTGGCGGCCCCAGCCGGTAGAGCAGCTTAGTGTAGAGCAGGCTTCATTTAAGGTGCTAATGCCCGCCGGACTGGCGCTGCGCTACCAGGAGGCGCGCCTGCCGGCCGGTACTGCACAGGCCAAACACACCCAAGGCAGCCAGGAAATCTATGAGTGGCAGGTACATGATCTGGCCGCCCGTGAGGAAGAAGCCGATGCCCCGCCGGTAGCCGAGCTGACGCCCGCCGTATTCACCGCGCCGGCCGAATTTGAGGTACAGGGTCACGCCGGCCGCCTGAGCACCTGGGCCGACCTGAGCCGCTGGACCTATGAGCTGAATGCCGGCCGCGACGAGCTACCGCCGGCCCTCAAGGCCGGAATGGTTGCTCTGGTACAGGGTGAAACCGACGAGCGGGCCCGAATCCGGAAGGTGTATCAGTTTTTGCAGGCCAACACCCGCTACATCTCGGTGCAGTTGGGCCTGGGTGGCTGGCAGACGTTCCCAGCCTCCTCGGTGGCAGCCAACGGCTACGGTGACTGCAAGGCTCTGACCAACTACTGCAAGGCCCTGCTAGGCGCGGCGGGCATTCAGGCCTACGCCGCCCTGGTACGCGCCGGTTCTGATGAGCAGGATATCCGCACTGATTTTCCCAGCTCCCAGTTCAACCACGTAGTGCTGTGCGTGCCGCTGACGAAGGCGGCCAGGCCAGATACCGTGTGGCTGGAATGCACCAGCCAGACCAACCCGTTTGGCTACATGGGCGGCTTCACGGGCAACCGCCACGCGCTGCTGCTGCTGCCCGAAGGTGGTAAGCTCATTCCTACGCCCCGCTACGGCGCGGCCGAAAACCGCCGGGAGCGGCTGGCTGATGTAGTGCTGGATGCCAATGGCAACGCCACGGCCACGCTGCGCACCCTGCGTACAGGCCTGGAGTATGATGCCGTATCGGGAGTACCGGGCCTGGAGTTGGCCGAGCAGAAGAAGTACATCGGCAACCGGCTGGCGCTGGCCAATTTCACCCTGAACAAGGTATCATTCCGGCACTCGGTACCCGGCGCGGCCGTGCCGGGCCTCACTGAAAATCTGACGCTCACGCTACCCGGCCTGGCCCCTCCCAGCGGCAAGCGGGTATTTCTAGCCCCCAACCTGCTCAGCCGGTTGCCCGCGCCGCAGGCAACGGTAGGGGAGCGGCAGGGCGAACTGTGGCTGGATCATGCCCTTACCCAGATGGATACGGTGCACCTGCATCTGCCCGCCAGTCTGCGCCCCGAGCAGCTGCCGGCACCGGTGCAGCTTAGCACCCGGTTCGGCACCTATTCCAGCCACCTCCAGACCCTGCCTGACGGGACCATCCGCTACATCCGTCGCCTGGAGCTGCCCCGCACCCGCTTCGCCCGTACCGATTACCCGGCCTACCTGGAGTTTCGGCGGAAGATCAGCGCGGCCGATAAGGCCCAGATCGTGCTGCTGAAAACCGACGCGTAA
- a CDS encoding DUF3857 domain-containing protein gives MISPLLRRLLLAGICGTASVSLAHAQADPIKFGKIDELDLTAQNFAADSAASAVVLCDFGRSRFEYNDGQFRVVFERVTRIKILKKSGYDEATVQVPLYHKATNEEKLTGLRGFTYNLVNGQVVKEKLNSDAIFREESTPNITIRKFTLPNVRVGSVIEYTYSVVSPFTFNFQDWTFQRDIPVRWSEYRAAIPEYFDYKMLMQGYEPLEVQERNEATTQYTISWSSKMEYGERTSGGSTVVTPRVTNHRWAMKAVPAMREEPYMTTTNDYISKIDFELAGIKWPDEPYKAVANSWEKIDTDLLNDEQFGSQLNKGGFLKEQLTPLLAQTTDPAGRVAAIHDLVRRSVKHNGNNGIYASSTVRRAYDQKTGSAADVNLLLVAALREAGFQASPVLLSTRNHGRMETGVPLLSRFNYVLAHVALPEGKEMLLDATEELAPCGMLPHRCLNGVGRLVLPKAGASRWVELKTNDRLLSYRQISLTVDEKGGFSGKVHQEHAGYLALSQREKLRKLGEKKYVEELAASHEGWNIPAYTFKERDALHRPLTLEYEFASAGGDAPAGTIYLNPLRDFGTDKNPFLHEGRRFPVDFGTALDETVMVNITLPAGYELEETPKPMTMELPESGGRFTYAIQPGTGIIQIVSRMNLSRPVYSAEEYAYLREFFARMMAKQSERLVLKKKV, from the coding sequence ATGATTTCACCTTTACTCCGCCGGCTGCTGCTGGCCGGTATCTGCGGTACGGCGTCCGTATCACTGGCCCACGCCCAGGCCGACCCTATCAAATTCGGCAAGATTGACGAGCTGGACCTTACGGCGCAAAACTTCGCGGCCGATAGTGCCGCTTCGGCCGTAGTGCTGTGCGACTTTGGCCGCTCCCGCTTCGAGTACAACGACGGGCAGTTCCGGGTGGTATTTGAGCGCGTGACCCGCATCAAAATCCTGAAAAAATCGGGGTACGATGAGGCTACCGTGCAGGTGCCGCTGTACCATAAAGCCACCAACGAAGAAAAGCTCACCGGTCTGCGGGGCTTCACTTACAATCTGGTGAACGGCCAAGTGGTAAAGGAAAAGTTGAATTCCGACGCTATTTTCCGGGAGGAAAGCACCCCTAACATTACCATTCGCAAGTTTACGCTGCCCAACGTACGGGTAGGCTCCGTGATAGAATACACGTACTCGGTGGTTTCGCCTTTCACCTTCAACTTCCAGGACTGGACGTTCCAGCGCGATATCCCGGTACGCTGGAGCGAGTACCGGGCGGCTATTCCGGAGTATTTCGACTACAAAATGCTCATGCAGGGCTATGAGCCGCTGGAAGTGCAGGAGCGCAACGAAGCGACTACCCAGTACACCATCAGCTGGTCATCGAAGATGGAGTACGGGGAGCGTACCTCCGGCGGCTCGACGGTGGTAACCCCGCGCGTGACCAACCACCGCTGGGCCATGAAAGCGGTGCCCGCCATGCGCGAGGAGCCCTACATGACCACCACCAACGACTATATTTCCAAAATCGACTTTGAGCTGGCTGGTATCAAGTGGCCCGATGAGCCGTACAAAGCCGTAGCCAACTCCTGGGAGAAAATTGACACTGACCTGCTCAATGATGAGCAGTTTGGCAGCCAGCTCAACAAAGGTGGCTTTCTGAAAGAGCAGCTGACCCCGCTGCTGGCCCAGACCACCGACCCGGCCGGCCGCGTGGCCGCCATTCATGACCTAGTGCGCCGCAGCGTGAAGCACAACGGCAACAACGGCATATATGCCTCCAGCACCGTGCGCCGGGCCTACGACCAGAAAACCGGCAGCGCGGCCGACGTCAACTTGCTGCTGGTAGCGGCCCTGCGCGAAGCCGGCTTCCAGGCCAGCCCCGTGCTGCTGAGCACCCGCAACCACGGCCGCATGGAAACTGGCGTGCCGCTCCTCTCGCGCTTCAACTACGTGCTGGCCCACGTAGCTTTGCCCGAAGGGAAGGAAATGCTGCTGGATGCCACGGAGGAGCTGGCTCCCTGCGGCATGCTGCCTCACCGCTGCCTCAACGGAGTGGGCCGCCTAGTGCTGCCCAAAGCCGGGGCCTCGCGCTGGGTAGAGCTTAAAACCAATGACCGGCTGCTCTCCTACCGCCAGATCAGCCTGACTGTGGATGAAAAAGGTGGCTTCAGCGGTAAAGTCCACCAGGAGCATGCCGGCTATCTGGCCCTGAGTCAGCGGGAAAAGCTGCGCAAGCTGGGGGAAAAGAAGTACGTGGAAGAGCTGGCAGCCAGTCATGAGGGCTGGAATATTCCGGCTTATACCTTCAAGGAGCGTGACGCGCTGCACCGGCCGCTCACGCTGGAATATGAGTTTGCCAGCGCCGGAGGCGATGCGCCCGCCGGCACTATTTACCTGAACCCGCTGCGCGACTTCGGTACCGATAAAAACCCCTTCCTGCACGAAGGTCGCCGCTTCCCCGTGGACTTCGGGACGGCGCTGGACGAAACCGTTATGGTAAACATCACGCTGCCGGCCGGCTACGAGCTGGAGGAAACGCCCAAGCCCATGACCATGGAGCTGCCGGAAAGCGGGGGCCGCTTCACCTACGCCATCCAGCCGGGCACCGGCATCATCCAGATTGTGAGCCGCATGAACCTGAGCCGGCCGGTATACTCAGCGGAGGAATACGCGTACCTGCGGGAGTTCTTTGCCCGCATGATGGCCAAGCAGAGTGAGCGGCTGGTCCTCAAAAAGAAAGTATAA
- a CDS encoding transglutaminase domain-containing protein, which produces MASLYSRPVFALALSTGLLLAGTVRAQEAPLKFGKLEAKEATALLAVPTADSAAAEVLCDFGQSSIQGKNEGFELKFERTARLLIRRRAGYDHATVRVLLYHDPKGGGREELLQLKGLTYNLTGTTLSKEPLRTEAVFSRKVDERLDEYAFTLPNVREGSIVEFTYVIKSPFLFNLQDWQFQQDIPVRWSEYRTTIPSFYRYKELTRTYWPFALNETGAKAYATTYREDTRTSYGSIPTGSGNSYTITTQALTRRWVQKNLPAFHPESFMTTERDYLSRVDFELERIQFDEKRPPQFIVGNWAEIEKELLEKESFGQYLRATTAVSTAAAPLRTLPDPTERAAAVRQQVLAAVGYSGSTGTHVRNTAKRVVELRQGNAAEVNLLLVAALRAAGLDAQPLLLSTRAHGRIQTELPVVSQFNYVVAHVALPEGKELLLDATDASLPHTLLPDYCLNGQGRLLGPAGKWVNLADNAPHLLYTNAQLMVNARGEIQGNIRQEYAGYAAAEHRRPLPALRQQWQQAHPDWQITTIEASAPDVARPVVLELKASLPGAEAPAATLYLRPLQQLILPTNPFTQAERLYPVDFTTARRLECIVNITLPAGYAATELPATMQLVLPNEGGRFLFNVSQPNPQTIALLGRLQLTKTHYSAEEYHALRELYTKALAKLAEPIVLQRQ; this is translated from the coding sequence GTGGCTTCTCTCTATTCACGACCAGTGTTTGCGCTGGCTTTATCCACCGGTTTACTGCTGGCAGGCACTGTCCGGGCGCAGGAAGCACCCCTGAAATTCGGTAAGCTGGAGGCCAAAGAAGCCACCGCCCTACTGGCCGTGCCCACAGCTGATTCAGCTGCCGCTGAAGTTCTCTGCGACTTTGGCCAGTCCAGCATCCAGGGCAAAAACGAGGGTTTCGAGCTCAAGTTTGAACGCACGGCCCGCCTGCTTATCCGCCGCCGGGCCGGTTACGACCACGCCACCGTGCGCGTGCTGCTGTACCACGATCCTAAAGGTGGGGGCCGGGAAGAGCTGCTGCAGCTGAAAGGCCTGACGTACAATTTAACGGGCACTACGCTCAGCAAAGAGCCCCTGCGCACGGAAGCCGTGTTCAGCCGCAAAGTGGATGAGCGCCTGGATGAGTATGCTTTCACGCTGCCCAACGTGCGCGAAGGCTCCATCGTGGAATTTACCTACGTGATTAAGTCGCCCTTCCTGTTTAACCTCCAAGACTGGCAGTTTCAGCAGGACATACCCGTGCGCTGGAGTGAGTACCGCACGACCATTCCCAGCTTTTACCGCTATAAGGAGCTGACGCGCACGTACTGGCCTTTCGCCCTCAACGAAACCGGGGCCAAGGCCTACGCCACCACCTACCGCGAGGACACCCGCACCTCCTACGGCTCCATCCCGACGGGCAGCGGCAACAGCTACACCATTACCACCCAGGCCCTCACGCGCCGCTGGGTGCAGAAAAACCTACCCGCTTTCCACCCCGAGTCGTTCATGACCACGGAGCGCGACTACCTGAGCCGGGTTGATTTTGAGCTGGAGCGCATTCAGTTTGATGAAAAACGCCCGCCGCAGTTCATCGTCGGCAACTGGGCCGAAATTGAGAAGGAACTGCTGGAAAAAGAGAGTTTCGGGCAGTATCTGCGCGCCACTACCGCCGTGAGTACCGCCGCCGCACCTCTGCGCACCCTCCCCGACCCCACGGAGCGGGCCGCAGCCGTCCGGCAGCAGGTGCTGGCGGCCGTAGGCTACAGCGGCAGCACTGGCACTCACGTTCGGAACACAGCCAAACGGGTGGTGGAGCTGCGCCAGGGCAACGCGGCCGAGGTAAACCTACTGCTGGTCGCGGCGTTGCGGGCCGCCGGCCTAGACGCCCAGCCCTTGCTGTTGAGCACCCGCGCCCACGGCCGTATCCAGACGGAGCTGCCTGTGGTGAGTCAGTTCAACTACGTGGTGGCCCACGTAGCGCTGCCCGAGGGAAAAGAGCTGCTCCTGGATGCTACTGATGCCAGCCTGCCCCACACTCTGCTCCCCGACTATTGCCTGAATGGCCAGGGCCGGCTGCTGGGGCCAGCAGGCAAATGGGTAAACCTGGCCGATAACGCACCGCATCTGCTCTATACCAATGCGCAGCTGATGGTAAACGCCCGGGGCGAAATTCAAGGCAACATCCGTCAGGAATATGCTGGTTACGCCGCCGCCGAGCACCGCCGGCCGCTGCCAGCCCTGCGCCAGCAGTGGCAACAGGCCCACCCCGACTGGCAGATTACCACGATAGAAGCATCGGCGCCCGACGTGGCCCGGCCGGTGGTGCTGGAGCTGAAAGCCAGCCTGCCCGGCGCCGAAGCTCCGGCCGCCACCCTCTACCTGCGGCCATTGCAGCAGCTGATTCTGCCGACGAACCCATTCACACAGGCGGAGCGCCTCTATCCCGTCGATTTTACTACCGCCCGGCGGCTGGAATGCATAGTGAATATTACCCTACCCGCCGGCTATGCCGCTACCGAGCTGCCGGCTACCATGCAACTGGTGCTACCCAACGAGGGTGGCCGCTTTCTGTTCAATGTCAGCCAGCCAAACCCGCAGACCATTGCGCTGCTGGGCCGGCTGCAGCTGACCAAAACGCATTATTCGGCCGAGGAGTATCATGCCTTGCGGGAGCTATACACCAAGGCCCTTGCCAAGCTGGCTGAACCAATTGTGCTGCAGCGGCAATAA
- a CDS encoding MFS transporter, which translates to MSAPSALAPVRVYTVGFWLMCLSSLLFFMSFNMLLPELPDYLTRLGGAEYKGFIIALFTLTAGLSRPFSGKLADTVGRIPVMVFGSLVCFVCGFFYPFTATVAAFMGLRLLHGFSTGFKPTGTAAFIADIIPLERRGEAMGLLGVAGSVGMAAGPMLGSWLALHFSLDTMFYCSSGLALLSLVVQGTMTETLPRAQRQRFSWRLLRIESWEEVFEPRVLAPALVTLLCLFPFGAVLTVIPDQSRVLGLIGEDKGLFYTCYTGASLVVRLVAGRTSDRYGRVPVLIGSSMVIVAALVLLALAQSAPMFLAGAVLFGLGTGLNSPTLYAWTVDLSHPERRGRAVATMYIALEAGIGLGALLAGWVFANEPAHLPFVHGLSALSVLAGLGYLLILSRRKARTA; encoded by the coding sequence ATGTCTGCCCCTTCCGCCCTTGCCCCCGTTCGCGTGTACACCGTTGGCTTCTGGCTGATGTGTTTGTCGTCGCTGCTGTTTTTCATGAGCTTCAACATGCTGCTGCCGGAGCTGCCCGACTACCTCACGCGCCTGGGCGGGGCCGAGTACAAGGGCTTCATCATTGCCCTGTTCACGCTCACAGCCGGCCTTTCCCGCCCGTTCAGTGGCAAGCTGGCCGATACTGTGGGCCGCATTCCGGTGATGGTGTTCGGCTCACTGGTGTGCTTCGTGTGCGGCTTCTTTTACCCGTTTACGGCCACGGTGGCGGCGTTTATGGGGTTGCGGCTGCTGCACGGCTTCAGTACCGGCTTTAAGCCCACCGGCACGGCCGCCTTCATTGCCGATATTATTCCGCTGGAGCGGCGAGGCGAGGCCATGGGCCTGCTGGGTGTGGCGGGCTCGGTGGGCATGGCGGCCGGCCCTATGCTGGGCTCTTGGCTGGCCCTGCACTTCTCCCTTGATACCATGTTCTACTGCTCCTCGGGCCTGGCCCTGCTGAGCTTGGTGGTGCAGGGCACTATGACGGAAACCCTGCCCCGCGCCCAGCGGCAGCGGTTCAGCTGGCGGCTACTGCGCATTGAAAGCTGGGAGGAGGTATTCGAGCCCCGGGTGCTGGCCCCGGCCCTGGTCACGCTGCTGTGCCTGTTCCCGTTCGGGGCCGTACTCACCGTCATTCCCGACCAGAGCCGGGTACTGGGCCTCATTGGGGAAGATAAGGGCCTGTTTTATACCTGCTACACCGGGGCCTCGCTGGTGGTGCGGCTGGTGGCCGGCCGCACTTCCGACCGGTATGGCCGTGTACCGGTGCTCATCGGTTCCTCCATGGTAATTGTGGCGGCCCTGGTGCTGCTGGCGCTGGCGCAGTCGGCCCCCATGTTTCTGGCGGGCGCGGTGCTGTTTGGGTTGGGAACCGGGCTGAACTCGCCAACCCTGTACGCCTGGACGGTGGATTTGAGCCACCCCGAACGGCGCGGCCGGGCCGTGGCTACCATGTACATTGCTCTGGAGGCCGGTATCGGGCTGGGGGCTTTGCTGGCGGGCTGGGTATTTGCCAACGAGCCCGCTCACCTGCCCTTCGTCCACGGGCTCAGCGCGCTCAGCGTACTGGCAGGCCTGGGGTATCTGCTGATCTTGAGCCGGCGCAAGGCACGGACGGCGTAA